The Spinacia oleracea cultivar Varoflay chromosome 2, BTI_SOV_V1, whole genome shotgun sequence DNA segment aaatttctaaggctctttacaatctattatttcacatttaaggctaattgggtcgttctaggacatttttaggcaaaaatgacgttttcgaacccaactttgaactaaagaacctaaggaatgttttcaaacttattacacctttaatatgcatatttacaactttctaaggctctttacaatctattatttcacatttaaggctaattgggtcgttctaggacatttttaggcaaatatgacgttttcgaacccaactttgaactaaagaacctaaggaatgttttcaaacttattacacctttaatatgcatatttacaactttctaaggctctttacaatctattatttcacatttaagggtaatttggtcgttctaggacatttttaggcaaaaatggcattttcatatgcatactttacttacttgtttagtggctccttcatcatcaaatttctcttcttctgttgagaatcaaatatgtagacctcacgtttagataagaaaagaactaaaagcatccagtgactcctacatacaaacaataaacatatgtagttagaaaaaaataagttaaatttataacaatcaattaaaaacgaagttcaaattaattttcatacttttcgtagtatggacataagatgaatgtcttagaagtaagtgcactcatggacctcgtcatgtacgatagaattcgatctgcatcggtctttaacatggtggccgagatcatctccgggcacatgaatccaataGTATTGGAGTGACAAtcatcgtgaaaacacaactcactcaaagccctataatatatagtgtaataagaacgttaagacaatcataaaaatcaaatttaggggcAAAATATTAATTTAGGTAACTCACATAATAAAAACTTGTATTATCGATATATTTagccatgctcccgagagaagttgatcgGTGTCTTCAACGGTGACACTAATTTCAAAGTCTTTTTCCATATTGAATGTCCTTTTAGTGCCTTGCACCTTAACGTGCTCCCCTTCTTTTAATCCCaacatcatagttttcattacattgcacttaccactcaaattttgcactttataattttcaaggaaatatgtttttgatttagtgttgGACGCTTTTGTTTCGCATCCACTTCTCCCAAgcactatctctttccctttgttccctttccctttaggctctttacttgtaggcttgtttacctggggtatgattttcaaataacgatatacatattagtgagcatacatggtataatagttctacttcaaattatcatgcatatgttagttacctcctcattcgtaagcgacaccaaatgctttggccactgagtgaaggtaccatgagcttgagcaagtttcttaatatattgagaaggcacggggacgagagcttctttgtacgcgggctcaaaatcatcaacgctcactttcacgttatcggaagtgacgtcgttgtggtgatcaaggatcaactctggacatatggtaccataggcaacaaagactttctcggagcctatgttcaggtatagatggcacgggacaggttccttattatttattttgaacaataacgcaaatacaatgtaacatgttagaaaagttcaatagaattaaCTAGAAACAAATTACTTAAAAGACACAAATTATCATACCGTAATGTCGGCAAAAGGATCTAAACCCCCAGAACGACAACTACTATGAACATTTGCGTCTATCCTCATCTGGCTtggtatttggacaccaagttcttTAGCAAATGTGATAAACTTCTCCATAACCATGGCATCCATCTTGGAGttcatctcttgtattgtctcatctttgacccttttggtcactcttgcttccatttcctccatctccgcatctccataccgtcgaaagctacgccgctctgcggtcccccacacagctttgatgcctactccaccaccaaatgttagtggtctcccttctttagtcttaccaagtgcacgagataagacatcatctcgtgcactcttgggaacaaattccccttcatcttgtttccttttctattcatcctacatgaaatcaaatggttttgagaaaagttcaacacttggtttcatatttaagaacatatatgaaattagaggaatcacaacattacgcaaaattgttaaatgaacttacaatattttctttgaccttttgtgtgcCCTTATCCGGCAAGTAAGGATTTCATTTCTCATCTGGTACTGATCTTGCAAGAAGCCATAAACATGTCCTACTCGGCAAACTTGAAGCAATTGTAGACGCAGAGGAACCATCAGATGACGAAGAAACTGAGGGAATGTACCCTTTTCTTTGCCATTCACTTGTCTTttcagcatatgatttctgtcccatatgatgaggatatatgttgaaagattgactctgtcttgctttctcacttatttcaccaaagcaccttagccggagaaggtttcttctGTGTTGATGTTAcatcattctccacgatcttgtaacgggacaatccgcatcttggacactcatgcagatttgcatactgcttttgatacaacacgcaatcatttggacacgcgtgtatcttctcgtaatccatacccaaaggacacataagcttctgggcctcatagttagaccttggaagtttgtttccttcaggaagattaccggacgtggcctccaaaaactgtgaaaaactcttgttggtccaaccgttttccacctttaagttgaaatattcgatgacggcaccaagtacagtttgtgtagaaccaggatataacggtgttgcggaagctttgattatactatcatacatacggggacgctcaacgaaatgatggtcttccacatcatgcatcatatcatctatcctatctttctcctcttcttcctcactttcaacaccaatatcatcctcaatttcattatcatcaccattatcacaattattatgctgactcgagctcggcatactagaacttgccccatgatctatgctctcaccatgccatgtccacgtcgtgtagttacccttaaaaccgcgacgaactatgtgatcaacaatatcatcaatatcccgatacccccttgaattattgcaatcacaacaaggcacagaattaaacttgattcatgttctgattgatgtttcaaggcaaccttaatgaactcttgaatcccttgtaagaaccttgtagaaaatcgtttactaccatacatccaactccgatccattttcaaccactaaagataaaacaatatgaccaaattttgtcaagatgttagaatataaactaggctattcatatcattataaatccatggcttccaacaaaacctaccataactaataacaagttcccatagtacaatttatttcacatcacaaattcacaaacccaaattttgtagcaaacccaaaacatgatttcatatatcgatcacctaaattcatttcataacctaaattcatttcataacctacacaaaccatctcataaacctacacaaacccaaaacttcatttcataacttttaattcaacaaaacctaaatgtaataaacaattagaattcaacaaaaccaactattataataacctattccaattcatcaaaaactacaattaaaattcaacaaaacctaaatcctaaaatgtacccaattattcaactaaataatatccacaattaaaattcaatcttaaatttcaattcaaatgtacaactaaaattcaatcataatatccacaattcaaatcaaaatgcacaattaaaattcaattaaaatttaactaaataatatccacaaaCTTTCAATCTTAACAtcaaaatttaaattcaatcttaaatgtAACAACTTTTTTATTCAACTAAATAAATTCCACACACTAAATTTAAACCCAATTATATATTGAAAGtataaatatttaaaaacaatttaaaatgtacctaattattaaaagagGAGAGACGACGTGACTGAGAAGGGGCGCCGGCGGAGTGTGCGGCGGCGTGGCCGGCGGCGTCAACAGGGACCAGCGCTGCGTCGTCTGGAGAATGACGGCAGGGGCCGGAACAGGGGCCTTGTTGTGCGCTGCGTCGTCTGGAGAATGACGGCAGGGGCTAATTGAGTGGGATGCGCTATCAGGACGAACAGAAGAACGACGCAGGGGGCGAAACAGGAACGACGACAATGAAGCCGCCGGTGAAGCAGTGTTGTCGTGAGTTGAGTTTGGGTGTGAAGCAGTGTTGTTTGTCGAGCAAAACCTAGGTTATTGCTCACAATTCGTGGTGGTTTCGTCGGTGAAGCAGTGTTGTTTGTCGAGAATATTAATTCGTTTTGCAATTAAGTGTGAGCgggaatttaaaaaaaaaaaatcaaaagcttgtgcatcgcagatttataattctgcgtggcaaatgactctaggggcACCATAGAGTCATTTTCAacgcagaattataaatctgcgatgcaaTTGATTGAGTAatttgcatcgcagatttataattctgcgtggcaaatgactctagggggCATtccagagtcatttgcctcgcagtttaacaaatctgcgatgcaaatcactaaattttatgctaaaatttgttatttgcttcgcatgttcagaatggcgtggcaaatgcggggatgcaaataagcctttttccactagtgggccaacccgcaagtgcaagcgaagggggcatgcaggcgagagggacctaatgggcgagcgattgggttcgggataggtgtactacctgcacaagtaccgagtgggaaacatgcgcggcgtatgcacccccctattggcgaaaaaaggtatccttagtcccaactcccgagggagccgagattcgttatgatgttctgcccgttcacattaatatgctgattttcaggtcgccccaacttgatggggaaataaacgcggggtagaatcgtttcacccttcggctattttgattacctacaagcacgagtatttccttcactatccccagtggagtcgccactgtgagggggtcgaaaaagcgcgaggctaatgcgtgacctcgtccctcgtgggtgtgacgattcttttattcaatcaagtgtaattggatttcctgtgagtttacacccaattgactagtaatataggagtcgccattcagtttttagcgacaatgagaaaaactgacaaaacccggttatcgtgacataaagggagtgcaattatgtttgaccacaacggccgtaggttcccttgtgatccctggtgtggggatctctcaatatacacccgcaaggtagagattgagggttcgggggactgtaactaccgagaggagtacttcgctcgtcgataactccagaggcaggatatccttactagctcagcataaataattgaagggacatgcgttaactattaaactaatctgagttgattttagcaatatgcaacatataatactaattcgatcgtgattatctgatttaaatagcattaagggacctagcatgataatccgatttcccgaaaatattatatttgttaggcgtgatagaacaatcagattaggttagtttaacagttcataaaaagggcgaggaaagcagttaaatcatcgaaaagggacacattacgacgcacccttgagaggtgtgtcacggttctcagaaaactaaccactttgactttgctatttctcctttttatttaacgaatctcaattatgggacaggatacgttctgttcgatttatggatcgattgcgacagaacgcatgaacaatttcgcagcgagaggcttaggctaagggttggagtcaatactcagaatataatcttgtgttgttgtgtgttctttcacgtcgaaactaggggcctatttatagggaagagttcgtggaaagatagaattgcagagttctaatccacaaagaattaggaaaagagacgtacccaggtattttcagcgcccaggcctgggcgccgaagatttcggcgcccagagccaggcgttgaaaatagggtctgggcaaatttgtttagtcagattcggattcctaaaatgcgtagagtttgagattaattcgagtcttttagcgcgtatcagttttatgacggaatgcgtctgggcccgttacgaact contains these protein-coding regions:
- the LOC130466954 gene encoding uncharacterized protein — protein: MEEMEARVTKRVKDETIQEMNSKMDAMVMEKFITFAKELGVQIPSQMRIDANVHSSCRSGGLDPFADITEPVPCHLYLNIGSEKVFVAYGTICPELILDHHNDVTSDNVKVSVDDFEPAYKEALVPVPSQYIKKLAQAHGTFTQWPKHLVSLTNEEVTNICMII